A genomic stretch from Pempheris klunzingeri isolate RE-2024b chromosome 23, fPemKlu1.hap1, whole genome shotgun sequence includes:
- the aimp1b gene encoding aminoacyl tRNA synthase complex-interacting multifunctional protein 1, whose amino-acid sequence MEKKTDELFHPSLAAALMKLDPEDGEQIMEYLKTHALLTREKALLQASVRDQKKLLVENGKLKKDIEQLRAQLSEKQRRRTAKTLLAPAPPPTQRSPAHGTPVNQTPSPAGATAAVPTEPPPPSSSSLNQRERQSRRRRGERKARPTSDSLSLGAEPRLDVSRLDLRVGRILSVRRHPLAEALSVQEVDVGEGAPRTVVSKLGGGANLEELQGGIVVLLCNVKACKLRGVVSQARLLRCAASDDRTELLTPPTSSAPGDRVTFLNYPGDPDRELPSKQKVWELLQPDLQVDCRGVANYKGCGFEVKGKGLCRAPSLTNCTIR is encoded by the exons ATGGAGAAGAAGACGGACGAGCTGTTTCACCCCAG CCTCGCAGCAGCTCTCATGAAGCTCGATCCCGAGGACGGCGAGCAGATCATGGAGTATTTAAAGACTCACGCCCTGCTGACCAGAGAGAAAGCAC tgctgCAGGCGTCGGTCAGAGATCAGAAGAAGCTGCTGGTGGAAAACGGCaaactgaagaaagacatcGAGCAGCTGAGAGCTCAGCTTTCAGAAAAACAACGGAGACGCaccg cgAAGACGCTGCTCGCTCCGGCCCCGCCTCCCACACAGCGTAGCCCCGCCCATGGcacacctgtcaatcaaacgcCCTCCCCAGCCGGAGCAACAGCTGCTGTTCCCACAGagcctcctcccccctcctcttcctcgctcaaccagagagagaggcagagcaggaggaggagaggggagaggaagg cTCGTCCCacctctgactctctctcctTGGGGGCGGAGCCTCGCCTTGACGTGTCACGACTGGACCTTCGGGTCGGACGAATCCTCAGCGTGCGGCGCCACCCGCTGGCCGAGGCGCTGTCCGTCCAGGAGGTGGACGTGGGGGAGGGCGCCCCCCGCACGGTGGTCAGcaagctgggggggggggcgaacCTGGAGGAG CTCCAGGGCGGCATCGTCGTGTTGCTATGCAACGTCAAGGCCTGTAAGCTGAGGGGCGTGGTATCCCAGGCCCGCCTCCTTCGCTGCGCCGCCTCGGACGACCGCACCGAGCTGCTGACTCCGCCCACAAGCTCCGCGCCTGGAGACAGAGTCACCTTCCTCAACTACCCTG GTGATCCGGACAGAGAGCTGCCCTCGAAGCAGAAGGTCTGGGAGCTTCTTCAGCCCGACCTGCAGGTGGACTGCAGGGGCGTGGCCAACTACAAAGGCTGCGGCTTCGAGGTGAAGGGGAAGGGGCTGTGCCGGGCCCCCTCCCTCACCAACTGCACCATCAGATAG
- the LOC139223176 gene encoding GTPase IMAP family member GIMD1-like yields MALGTERSRRGNDPLGILGSRGRRVGDGERNALALNALLLGDRQSGRSSVGNALIGGEEFHTGVCFSGVSVTTEHKLLSRNFPRCFRRQGAESDLLLSVIDTPPLLPRPHRVHELCPEGVHVLVLVVRADLPHGNTQLEEHVEILFGPEWRRHALLVVTHADRLKEAGLKPSAYLTEASDWLRALADGVEGGVAFLDNSCDWPSVRGRPLRERLLRLSARNHHRAATLRTLNSEHKP; encoded by the exons ATGGCCCTCGGCACGGAACGCAGTCGCCGTGGCAACGACCCCCTCGGGATCCTCGGCAGCCGGGGTCGGCGGGTCGGCGACGGCGAGCGCAATGCGCTGGCCCTGAACGCGCTGTTGCTAGGCGACAGGCAGAGTGGGAGGAGCTCTGTGGGGAacgctctgattg GCGGGGAGGAATTCCACACCGGCGTCTGCTTTTCTGGCGTCTCCGTGACGACGGAGCACAAGCTCCTCAGCCGAAACTTCCCCAGGTGTTTCAGGCGACAGGGGGCGGAGTCTGACCTCCTGTTGAGCGTGATTGACACGCCCCCTCTGCTGCCCCGACCACACCGCGTGCACGAGCTCTGTCCCGAGGGCGTGCACGTACTGGTGCTTGTTGTCAGGGCCGACCTGCCGCACGGCAACACACAGCTGGAGGAACatgtggag ATTCTCTTCGGTCCTGAATGGCGTCGTCACGCTTTACTCGTCGTCACGCACGCCGACCGCCTGAAGGAGGCGGGGCTTAAGCCGTCGGCCTACCTGACAGAGGCCAGTGATTGGCTGAGAGCGCTGGCCGACGGGGTGGAAGGAGGAGTGGCCTTCTTGGACAACAGCTGTGATTGGCCGTCGGTCAGAGGACGACCGCTGAGAGAGCGACTGCTCCGCCTCTCGGCGAGGAACCATCACCGAGCCGCGACGCTCAGGACGCTGAACTCTGAACACAAACCATAA
- the LOC139222507 gene encoding phosphatidylcholine:ceramide cholinephosphotransferase 2-like, with protein sequence MAASELIQGDNDDVRPHVEVNVTTLDPPAPSHPPRVANGNPTHLGSSPPPGDSHDGKKQHERPKLSSLLKQNQLIRSLSSGLRRHCDYVKIAVPEERANRLPKEWWKTGVAFLYALFNLVFTTVVITIVHERVPDKSVSPPLPDKFFDYMDRVPWAFTVTEVNGLILCGLWLVQWLFLKHKAIVGRRCFFLIGTLYMYRCVTMYITTLPVPGKHMVCAPKLYNDSTGKIWRILRLISGGGLSLTGSHLMCGDFLYSGHTVMLTLSYLFIKEYSPRWMWWYRGLCWVLSASGVICILIAHEHYSIDVVIGYFATTRTFWWYHTMANTHALRQAPNNYLSRTWWNPVFNFLERNVQTTVPVVFSWPVALPSSCRQRYRMVEGGRDE encoded by the exons ATGGCGGCATCAGAACTGATCCAGGGCGACAATGACGACGTCCGCCCCCATGTGGAAGTCAACGTGACCACATTGGATCCCCCTGCACCATCTCATCCTCCAAGGGTCGCCAACGGCAACCCAACCCACCTTGGCTCCTCGCCGCCGCCAGGCGACTCCCACGACGGGAAAAAGCAGCACGAGCGCCCCAAACTGAGCAGCCTGTTAAAGCAGAACCAGCTGATCCGGTCCCTGAGCAGCGGCCTGCGGCGACACTGCGACTACGTGAAGATCGCCGTGCCGGAGGAACGGGCCAACCGCCTCCCCAAGGAGTGGTGGAAGACGGGCGTGGCCTTCCTCTACGCCCTGTTCAACCTCGTCTTCACCACCGTCGTCATCACCATCGTCCACGAGAGGGTGCCGGACAAGTCGGTGAGCCCGCCGCTGCCCGACAAGTTCTTCGACTACATGGACCGAGTGCCCTGGGCCTTCACCGTCACCGAGGTCAACGGGCTGATCCTGTGTGGGTTGTGGCTCGTCCAGTGGCTCTTCCTCAAACACAA AGCCATCGTGGGCCGTCGCTGTTTCTTCCTCATCGGGACTCTCTACATGTATCGCTGCGTCACCATGTACATCACCACCCTGCCGGTGCCTGGGAAACACATGGTGTGCGCTCCAAAG CTTTACAACGACTCGACGGGGAAAATCTGGAGGATTTTGAGGCTGATCTCAGGAGGAG ggttGTCTCTGACCGGCTCTCACCTGATGTGTGGTGACTTCCTGTACAGCGGCCACACCGTCATGCTGACGCTGTCCTACCTCTTCATCAAAGAGT ACTCCCCTCGCTGGATGTGGTGGTATCGCGGGTTGTGCTGGGTGCTCAGCGCCTCCGGGGTCATCTGCATCCTCATCGCCCACGAGCACTACAGCATCGACGTGGTCATCGGATACTTTGCCACCACCAGGACCTTCTGGTGGTACCACACCATGGCCAACACACAT GCGCTGCGTCAGGCTCCTAACAACTACCTGTCGAGGACGTGGTGGAACCCAGTGTTCAACTTCCTGGAGAGGAACGTTCAGACGACGGTTCCTGTCGTATTCTCGTGGCCGGTGGCGCTGCCTTCGTCCTGCAGGCAGCGCTACAGGatggtggagggggggagggacGAGTGA
- the LOC139223177 gene encoding dickkopf-related protein 2-like, with translation MTHHHLLLVTAGLALVLLACSRGGEARVRLNSIRTVILREGHALPVNRSAWEPSLDLTLYQCMSDLECSEGSYCHAPSKGPAHSRCHTCRRRKRRCHRDGMCCPGNRCSNNICVPDVDSLVSQRIPDSDGGKSPPSKKKGWRKRGRMEVKGPSGKGQVGDPCLRSSDCSDALCCARHFWTRICKPVLREGQVCTRHRRKGNHGLELFQRCPCGDGLGCRALREPGARPSSSSSSSLLAAAAKSSKFPASSSSSRHSSPHTSLLSSSVAKAASPSTGPSVVAKARLHVCQKN, from the exons ATGACGCATCATCACCTGCTGCTGGTAACGGCGGGTCTCGCGCTCGTGCTGCTGGCGTGTTCCCGAGGCGGGGAGGCGCGTGTCCGACTGAACTCCATCCGGACGGTGATCCTGAGGGAGGGGCACGCGCTGCCGGTGAACAGGAGCGCGTGGGAGCCGAGCCTGGACCTGACG CTCTACCAGTGCATGAGCGACCTGGAGTGCAGCGAAGGGAGCTACTGCCACGCCCCCAGCAAAGGCCCCGCCCACTCCCGCTGTCACACCTGCCGCAGGAGGAAGAGGCGTTGCCATAGGGATGGCATGTGTTGCCCGGGCAACCGCTGCAGCAACA ACATCTGCGTTCCCGACGTCGACAGTTTAGTGTCCCAGAGGATCCCCGACTCGGACGGAGGGAAGAGCCCGCCGTCCAAAAagaagggatggaggaagagagggaggatggaggtcAAGGGACCGTCGGGGAAAG GTCAGGTCGGCGACCCGTGTCTCCGCTCCTCCGACTGTTCGGACGCTCTGTGCTGCGCCCGGCACTTCTGGACTCGCATCTGTAAGCCCGTGTTGAGGGAGGGACAGGTTTGCACGCGACACCGCCGCAAGGGGAACCACGGCCTGGAGCTGTTCCAGCGCTGCCCCTGCGGCGACGGACTCGGCTGCCGAGCGCTGCGGGAGCCGGGCGCCCGGCCttcatcgtcctcctcctcgtcgCTGCTGGCGGCGGCGGCAAAGTCCAGCAAGTTCCCGGCGTCCTCTTCGTCGTCTCGCCACTCGTCCCCGCACACTTCGCTGCTGTCCTCGTCGGTGGCGAAGGCGGCGTCGCCGTCGACGGGGCCATCGGTGGTGGCGAAGGCAAGACTGCATGTGTGCCAGAAGAACTGA